A segment of the Candidatus Goldiibacteriota bacterium genome:
TATACGCGACAAGCCTGTATATCAATTCAAAAGGAAAACTTAAAACCGCTTCAAATATGACGATGTATGTATTTGAAGTGCATATATTTGGAGTTATGCTGCTTACAAACGGCTGGCACAGCGCTGCGATAACGCTGATTATTCTCTATCCGTTAATGGCCGCGCTGCTGGAAGTATCTATAAGAAATCATCTGTTAATAGGCCTTGGGCAGGCCGCGGTACTTTTTATAATTCACAGTTATATGCCTGGGCTTGATTCATATCTTATCTATAAGAGTAATGTCGGTGAGGATGCGGTATTTGTATTAAGTGTTATGGCTGTCACCTATACCCCTGTCATGGCGGCTGTTATAATAGGTATAATATTCAAAGAGAACATTCTTGCAAGGAAGAAACAGAAAGAAATGCTTGTGGAAATATCGGATGTAAACAGGCAGCTTGAATTGTACGCTACGCAGTTAAAAGATGAAACCCAGAAACTGAAAGCGGAAGTCAGCATCGCAAAAAAGATTCAGACAATGGTTCTGCCGTCGGTGGAAGAAATTAAAGAGATTAAAGACCTTGATATATCCTGCATAATGAGAACGGCAACAGAAGTTGGCGGCGACTATTATGACATTATAAAGATAGATGGGACTATTACTATAGGTATAGGCGATGTAACCGGGCATGGGCTTTCAAGCGGGCTTATAATGCTTATGGCGCAGACCGCTGTAAGGACTCTGGCTGAAATGAAGGTAAAAGAACCAAGCCTTTATCTTTCGCTGTTAAATAAGATATTGTACGCGAATATCAGCAGGATAAAAGAAGACCGAAGCATGACGATGATTATTATTACTTACATCAATAACAGGTAT
Coding sequences within it:
- a CDS encoding PP2C family protein-serine/threonine phosphatase, whose amino-acid sequence is MSQRKKVFPIVDDILSSGVKRGDDIQRIRLIRQVNGLNLFFIFVAASVTLIFSIITSSPELKIIQGIATVLYATSLYINSKGKLKTASNMTMYVFEVHIFGVMLLTNGWHSAAITLIILYPLMAALLEVSIRNHLLIGLGQAAVLFIIHSYMPGLDSYLIYKSNVGEDAVFVLSVMAVTYTPVMAAVIIGIIFKENILARKKQKEMLVEISDVNRQLELYATQLKDETQKLKAEVSIAKKIQTMVLPSVEEIKEIKDLDISCIMRTATEVGGDYYDIIKIDGTITIGIGDVTGHGLSSGLIMLMAQTAVRTLAEMKVKEPSLYLSLLNKILYANISRIKEDRSMTMIIITYINNRYYISGQHESVVICRKNGDIEVIDTMENGFYVGMTLDVPDIYKNMELVLEKDDVMFLYSDGVTEAENNNKEQFGMNNLCDTLKKYHELSAEKIKEKFIKDLYNYMGETEIYDDISIVVIKQK